In Phaenicophaeus curvirostris isolate KB17595 chromosome 9, BPBGC_Pcur_1.0, whole genome shotgun sequence, the DNA window TTGAACCACCTACTGAACTCTACACAATTCCTACTTCTTATGCTCTAAGTATCATTTCTAGCCCCTATCTGAGGCACGTTGCCAAACCAGATGGATTTCTGGTCTGACCTGGTACAGCAGTTCCTGCAAGTATAGTTTTATGTACAGACAGAAGCCATTCCCACTACTGAGCAATGCAGCAACTTCCACAACATAATAAGAACTTGGTATGTTATTTTTTATATGTGTAACATAGGAAGTAGTGATTGCGCTCTTAAAATTGTTAACTCTgatcattaagaaaaataaatcctgagcaattaaaatcaaatatatGCTAAATTTAccatgaaagaaagagagagatctGGCATTCCTGAGAGCTTAATACATGAATCAATAACACCTTGGATTTCTGCAAAGACTGTGGAACCTGCAcgggaaaagaacaaaaacactTGACTATTTTCAAGGTCCAAACAACGTCATGAAGCGCAGCAAGAGGGCACAAATGACATTTGCACAATGCTCAAGAAGATGCCAAGCACAGAGCGAAAAGGTCATCCCAGCTACCTGTGGCCTGAGCAGCTGGGATGAGCCAGAGCAAACGGCATGTCCCTGATTACACTTCTGCCAGTGTGACACAGGACTTGTACTGGACGTGCTTGAACTGGCAAATAAGAATTTCAGAATATAACAATCTCtgaatcttcctttctttcacctCTGTCCTGTCTCCAGAAAAAACAGTGAGTTGTGTAGTGTTGCAGGGAAGTCAAAGCACATCAAAACACAGTAAGTTTGTGCCACAGAGCTCCAGATAACCTTGGCTTTCACAAGCATGACATGTATAACAGTGCAATTATATATTCACATTGGTGATAAACTGATCTatagcaaaaagaaacaaaatccccTCTCAAACCCCAAAGCAGAAATCCCAAGCATCTTACCCAGGAAAGGCTTATTTCCTTAAATGCCTGCAAGGACAGAAAGCCACAAGAAAGATTCTGGACTAATTAGCCTCCAAGCAAAGGTTATTTTACAAGATACATAGAAACTACTACTGATCTAATCCAGCAGAAGGAGAAACTAGGTTAGCGATTCACCTGAGAAGAAGGGATCCTGATTGTGATGAAAACAATTAACCATATCTCTATGGAACAAGGTAACATCCCAATTCTAGGGGAGCAACCTCATCTATTTCTTAGTTCTAGTGAAGGTTAGGAAGCAAGATTCTTGCATTTCCAGTCCCCAAGGgatcagagtaaaaaaaaaaaagcaactatgCTGCAGTGGATCCTCAGTAGGAAATGGAAACACGTGGTGAATGTGGATCGGTCTTGAAATACAAACATGGTCTTGACTGTAACTCCTCGGACTAAGCCCGCATACTACTCTTGAGAATCCCCCTTGAGCTAGGAGAGTAATATAGTGACACAGTTCGCATGACAATGTTCTTGAAGTAGCCCAGAGCACATTGCTGTTTTAAGATGAACTGAAGACATACATTTGGTCATTTTAAATTGTGCATTTCTATTTAAGATATAGATTTATCTACATAAAACTCATGCTAAAAAGTGGGTGGACTGTATTCTCTCTAAACATCATCAGCTAAATGTAAACACATTCAACAAACACAATGCAGTTTGCAAAACACCTTACCTGATTTGTCTATAATCGCATCAATTTCTTCAACAACATCAAAATAGGCTTCATTGTTTGTGTATTTTACCCCTGCTCTGCGCCAAGGGATGTTGGATAACTGTCCAGTAGGAAGTGTGTCACCCACATTACTGCtgccttaaaaatgaaaaggaactCAAACTGAGTAAGTACAGGAGAAATGTTTCAATTGCCAAAATTAAGAATCAAAGCAAGATTTTCCCCCAGGAATGCAGACCACAACCTGGACCACTAACATGTCATTTATTAGGCGACGAGTGACCTTTTAAGGATGCATCCAGCCTTATGTTCCAAACTATACTTTGCCAGCAAAATAGAAGGCTTGTGTCAGCAGGAGGTCTGAGCGGGAGTAGATGTGGGGCTAGATCCTGCCATCTCTACAATTCAATGCATTACAGCTCCTTGTAAGGGCCTCAAGCACACTCTCCCCTTCTAAGAGTTTTAGCTGGCTGCTTTCAGGACTGATTTACTGACTAGAGTTGTTAAGAAGACAGACCTAAAAGAAGCTTTAGGGAGGGCTTCCACTCCACTGTTTGGGAGCTGTTTTAGGATGACGCTCTTGCCCCTGGTCCCCATTTGAGCTACCCTGCAGCAACACAGGTTCAACtggtccaggccagaggctatTTGTTTCTCTACACGCTATCTGTTCCCAACCAGCAAAGATTTATTAGATACCAGTTACACACCTTTCTATACTGAACTTCTTATCAAAGCATAATCTTTTCTAATGTCCCTCAGCTATTCAAGGCTTTCGGCAAGCTCGGTACCAATCCGAGAGCTGCTGACTCCAATATGTGCCGTCTGTGCTAGGAACTGCTATTCCCAAGGGActccagcagctctggctgGACCAGGCAGCGCCCCTGGGCATATCAAAGGGGCCAGCAAAAACTACAAACAATGAAGAATGCACCTCTTAATTGTGAGAAGTGGCAGGACAACGGCCTCACCTTACAGATACAAACCCccacaatattattttttagcTATGAAGCATGGtgtgattttggttttaagtaGCCAGTCACCTCTGCAAATCACTTATTTTCATACCTGTGATAGAGTTGACAACAGAGCGCAATATTGTGGGCGGCCTAATTAGCTCCTTCAGTATGTTAGATTCTGTTGCCAGTGGAAAGCCGTTGTCTAACATTTCTTCTAGAAGTTCATACACAATAACCACATTGTCCTTAATTGCAGTCTCAGAACACTCGCCGAAGTAATCCTAAACAATCAGAGATTACAAAGGAGGATTTTTATTCCTGTTAAAATGCTTTCCAAAACTTGGTTTGTTCTTTTGGCTCACAGAAACCCTCCAATACATCAAGGAATCTTAGTGCCTAAACCGATCAGCTACTTCTACAGTCTGATTGCATCATATGTTAAGGTTACATTTATCATCTaagtagaaaaaaagacagCGTGAACAGTGAAGTTGATGTAATCTGGTTCACTAGTATCTACATCCCAAAGGTTCTCCTGCTTGTGAACACTAACACATCTCCAGTTAGAAGACTCCTCTAAAATAAGGAGACTATCTTTTGGCAATGCCCAGTCTTcacagaggtttttttatttacagcatCTGTGGAATGGATTGACTCACTCTTCACATCTTTTTCCTCCCAGAGTACTTCATGACTGTATGTTCCTTCTTCATCTCTATAACATGAGTGGAACAAAAGCTTATCGAAAAGAGACAGCATTTACAAAGTGAGATTTGGTTTTTAGTGCACATGCACTGGTATCCACGAACTgaacaaatacacaaaatataccttctctgcctttgtatTCTATAAGCCAGTGCTTGACTTAACAAATAGACTTCGCAAAGTCACTGACTGAGGGTTTATCACTTGTCTTTAATAGAAGTTTATAGTAAAATTCccctgaaattatttaaattttaaaattatttatcgGTGACAGACCTGGAAAGTATCTGCTACACGATGTAGAAATTCAATTACAAAGAGTGGTGGCACTTCTGTCTGTATGACAGACACAAAGAAGATTTTATCCCGGTAGATGCTGATGAGGTAGTGATGTGGTGTTGAGATGACAGGAGGCACATTCTCAACATCGactgctttctcctgagcttCAAAGAAATAATCACACACAGACTGGCTCACAACactcttccagtgcttctccAGGAATATATCACCAGAACAGTTTATAAGGAACAGGCTGTGGATCATTTTCTGTTGGAGACAcatgcaaagaagaaagaagttaaaataaacaaaaggatGTGAGGATGGACataattttttcccccaaacccTCTTTCTTATAGTGATTATTCCCACACATGAATTCAAGACAAAgatctgctttgctgcttttcttggatCATCTTCCCTGGGGCCATGCTAGGTCTTGGACACAAAGCACACTGGCTTTGGTGGTCAGCACAGAGACTGGTGACTAAGAGTCAAAATGGGGacagaaaaaacccactaaaCCAATATGGTATAGAAGAGGGATTTCTTTTGGAAACTGTGATTGCCAATTTGCTTAAGAGttggaaaggaaacaaagtgACAAAGTGTTATTGCTTGTTTCTACTCTATCTTTCCCAGACCAAATTAATCTCTAActttttttgttaagaaaacAGACAATTTTAATACTGTGAGCACAGCATTCTTATAAAGGAGCCTTGGCACAATTGCTTTAATCCAGTTTAACTAAACATGTTCTAAATTTAGCCAGTGCTTAACATTAAACCCTTCCAAAATCTCCTGGACAGTCACACAATGGTAGCAAGTATAATCAACCACTGAATGTCAGTATTGTTCTGCACCAAGGCAGCCTGAACATACAAAGGTGATCAGCTACAAAGCTTAGAGAAGTTCTCTGTACATTTTAATATGGATACAATAGCATATCTGTCAACAAATACAAACCCCAATTCCTGGTAAATGCATAGAGAGAGCTCTGTATCATAAACTGCACAGGACAGCTCCCATATGAGCAGCACCGGTGAGACCACCGGTGATCCAGAGGACTTGACCCACAGCCCAATGTGGAAAAGCCGTGTTGGGCTGCAGGCGATGCTCTGACACAGCACATCAGGTAAGTGTGATGGAGTGTTTTTAAGCCCAGGCAGCTGTCCCACTGTTAATGTTCATATCAATTCTATCGATCAGAAATGACTGCATTTGTCAGGACACACTTTTCCCAAACACAGCAGTGCAGCAGGCCAACACAATCACTACCTAAACCTAGCACCTTTGTTCTACTGCTCCTGCAGCCAGCTCATGGTACACAGAATGGCTGTTAGCAGGGCCTCTTCTTCTGCTGTAACTTCCACCTAGGACCATGATGATGTGCAACTGAGGGAGGCACAGGTAGCCAGGAATGGCAGTACTGTGGGACCACTGCCCCTGCCCCAAGCTGTGTTCACAGCAGTGTTCGTGTGGCCTTGTGGTGAATGGGAGGAGCAAATGGATCCAGGGACTGTGCTTGGCAGATTACAGGTTTACAGCATCTGTGGAAACCAAGCAGTAAACCCCACGTAGCTGCCCACTCTGTCTTCTGGGTAGGAAGACAAGGATTACAGCATTTCCTATGATATAGAATTATTTTGCTCCTAGCCCAAGGGCTCCCTTCAAACCCTCCCacatcctcctctcctccttcacaTGTCTCAGCAGCACACTAATTTGCTGCTCACTTCAAGTGCTCTGAGAAGCCAAGGCTCTTTCCTTGCAGCGTTAAGTACCAAGCATGCAGACCCACCGCACAAgtcttgccctgctggtccagGGGCAGCTCAGTTTGGAGCTTGACCACAGTGCTATGGTAAAGCAGCTCTTATAGCAGCAGGGACATCAGTCTGCCATGTCTGCTATACGCATGGCTGACTCATTTGATTTATCCCACATACTGTCAGACATTTGGCATCAGCCAATTAATGATTGGATTTCATGTTCGGTATTCTAGAACTAGTACAAACATATCTTATGTAAGCTCTTATTTAACCAAAATCACTTACAGTGATGCCAATACTGAAGATATCCCTGCTACTCTATGTTTTGAGTGCCAGATTTTATTCCAGACACATAGACATCCTTGATTTCATTTCTCAGTACCCTACCCTCTTCTACCTTATCAAAACATCAGatatgcaaagaagaaaaaaaaagatttaaaaatgctGAACTATAGAAATCTATGTAGCAAAAGTAAGATTTGTCACACCAGTAGGTCAGGTTAACTAATACTTGTGGCCAAACAGCAAAGCCTTTTAAGAGCTGCAAATCTTTAAGGGTAAAGGGCTTGAGTCAAAGTTCTTAAGTATAAACAGTAGCAAAAGCGCACAACCAAAATGTAGAATCATGAGAGCACCCAGGCAGCAGCGTGCACACACATACTGCTTTGAGACAGCAGCATAAAACCACTTAGTGTAGAATACTGACAGTGTGTTCCTAGGGTTGTTTTGCAAGCATGTGCCTCCCATCTCTACTTCACAGCCTAGCTAAGCAGCAGACTGAAGGTGTACATGGATTATTAATTGCATCTTTAGCCCAAAGCAAGCAATCCAAGCTCATTCTCAGCAGGCTCgcagccttctgttctcctgcCTGACTGAAAGGCCTCTCATAGGTACCGCAGTACAAGCAGCCCAGCAGAGGCTGTGCAGCCCCTTCTCACGCTGCCCATCATTGCTCCCACACACCAAACTCCACAGAGCTCTTGGAAGCCATTTCCATACTAATAGGATCTTAAGTCCTCATGGAAGAACTGAGTATTTTAACTGAGGTGCCTTCACTACGTATTTTCCAAAcctgtgtcttttcttttgaCTACACCTGGATTTTGCAGTGTTAGTTTTCCAGCCTCTTGGCAGAGGAACATCTGGGCTGGAGTCACAGCAGGCTCCCATGACAAAAGTGGAGCTCGCTagcaagagggaaaggctgtgaatagAGGGAAAAGACTGATTGCACATGCTTGACCTTAGCTACAATAAGCGCACTAAAATGTAATTAATGCAGAAATGCTGTTAGCAGCTGCTTTTCCATAACACGGAGCTGAGCTGGAGTCAAACCTCTGCAAACCAGGAAGTGAGGAATTCATCACTGACCTCTGCAATGCCCTTTAAAGCCCTTCCCTGTTCCCTGCACTCATCGTAGCTGCTCCAAACTGGGGGAAGGATTAGTAGGGGTGGACAGCCTCAGCCTCTGTTACATGTTAGTGGAAATTAACTTCTTGCCACAGCGAATGGAAAGCAATCAAAAATTACAGTAATCTGAAGAAACAAATAAGCTAGCATAGCAGTTCTATTTCTGTTGCAAAGCCAACATTTTTGTCACAACCAGCTGCTTGATAGTTTAGCTTTCTGCTGTGAATTCAAGATGTGTCACAGATGTGGCAAAACCAGACAACCTCTGCTTCCCACCTCTGCAACTCCAATCACTGGCTCCTAAAACAGCAAAACTAAAGCAGAGAAGCCCTACTAAATACTGTGATGACATTTCCAAGACAGCCAACACAGCAGCTTTGAACATAGCTATAACGAGCTGGGCCAATCCTAACACCACACTACATGTTGTGATTCACACTGATAGAAGGCTCAGATCTTAGGAAAACGCAAATGTTCTGTATAGTCACAGTTTTTGCAAGGCTCCTATCATTGTAAGCGTATCTTAACACTGCTGCTCAAGTGTCGTTAATCTTTTTGCTTGTAAGATGCCCGCAGCTTAGGTATCTGCAAATGAAAGTAAAACCATTTTTGCACCTTCTTAACCTGGTGTCCCAGTTAATCAAGGGAAATTCCCACAATCACACCAACTCTAACCTAACACCATGAAGCGCTTCTGTCTGTCCAAACTGCTCAGATGCATATTTAGCAAAGACTAAATGCTTTGCTTCCCAGATGCTCAgtatgcatttatttatctttactCTCATTGAAAACACTGCCAGTAACTTTCTGGAATAGTTTTTGGAGGGAAATAGTCCTCTGAGAATACCCTGAAGTTGTTTTAAATCAGTGTTTGGTATCCATAACAAATTTTCCAGCTTCCTCCATGCTTTTACCAATGACAATCCCAGCCTGCATAAGAGTTAGTGCAGCATTTCATCTGCTGACTAGCGAACTTTCCAATAATACACATGCATGGTGTGTCTGCTCAGTTTATTTCAAGTATAAATCTTCTAATTGCTGGCAAGATAGTTCCATCACTTGCCAACAGAACAATATCAGATCCTGAATAACCGAACCACATGTGATCCTGAATAACTGCAGTTCCTTTTGGGACCTGCAAGAATAGCAAGCTTCACTGTAAAAGCTGGAGCAAAGCAAAAgtttcttggggaaaaaaaaaaaacaaccacaaaagtaattaaaaataaattgctaaaACTACACTTTTACATTAAGATGGAACACTTCTAGTGCAATTCACATCTGAATCAGCAGCTTTAGGACTACCAAGGgactaaaaaaaatcaacctctGAAAGCAGTTCTGGGTAGACAGAGAGGACCAAATGGACTCAAGGAAGGTTAATATCTTGTCACACATTTACTAGCAACTGACTAATAATTAAGCTCATATTCCAAACCATGTATAACATTGAGCAGCCAAAGCAGCAGGATCTAATCAAAGAATACAAAAGCCTCATCTCAATAGTTCTTTGGGAAGCTGTTTTCCATTGCATATCCCAATCCACTGCTACAGTAAGTCTGATGGGCTGCAGCGACAGGTTCGTGCTGCTCTTTTTCACAGGCTCTATTTTAAGAGGCCCTCAAGGTTCCAGAAAGGACAAGCACGGTGCCAAAGGGCCATGCACTACTGAAATACTAGATTGGAGCCAACAAGTGTCACTGGAACTCTGATGTACATGACAGCTCTTCCTGCATGTGCACTCCACCACAACTAGGCTAAAGACTGACAGCAGAAAGAAcacacagaattattttcatcTCCCGCCTCTTCCataagaagaaagcagagcagtACTCTTTAATTCTTCCATTGTATAGGAATAAAAATGGGCTCCATGATACTAAATCTTAGCAAGACTTTTAAGAAGTTCGAGCTAAAAAGCAGCTTCTCATGCATTACCAAAAAAgatttcagttattttctgtGTGCTAAGTTTTGAAAGCTCTACAGGAAGCTGCAAGTtgggggaaaataaaaggaacttAAAATTTTACACAGGTTTAATGTGGTTTCTTCCCATTATTGTAGCTATGAAGTATTATTGCcacttgtcacctcctcttcaGACCTCTCTGCCTCAAGGACTTCAATTTCTTCTTCATGAATCCAGAGTTTCAACGCAAGATACGTAATGCAGAACAGCTTGTAAGGAGAGCTTTGTCTGAAGGAGTAATTGTGACTTAGCTGGTGCACGGTTACTTTGCACAACAGAAAATATCATTCTGGACAAGGACAGCAAAATCAAGCACTTGAGGGCATGGAGTGGTCTCTGTTTAACATGTCATCTGCAAGGAATTTTGAGGTGTGTGCATGCAGATGGGAAAAGAACctacttgtcccatatttttatttttcaaacccAGGTTTGCTTGCGTTTTTGTGAGCATAAAACACACCAGAGATTAAACCCCAGACATTGACTGAAATATCATTCAGATAcagtttctttaaagaaaagagaagcttAGTACAGTTCAAACCTACCAGGAACTGCCAGCTGAATCACTCTCATGGCTGGCACAGTCATTTCTTTTGTAAAACATGACTTCCATCATTTTACCTCTTACATGAATAATCTAATGTGCTTGTGCTTGTCTTGCAAAATATCTTTTCCTCTCCCATACTGCAGTCTGCCTTCTATGAGCACAGATTTTCATTATTCCATTATGATTTTTGTTGGTACAACAGCTACATTTAGTGGTGGAGCAGTTCCTCCAGCCCGACCAACGCCTAACAGGTACGAACCATTCACCATACCAAACACACAGTAAGAGCATTGCTGCTTCAAAGCAGATCAGCactgaaacaaaggaaaagacgCTACAACCTCCACTGAATTTCCCCTTTAGGTACTGAACAGGGCAGAATTGATGTACAGTGCACAAGGGTGGAGGTAATGGATTAATTTTCAGTGTGTATTATGCAAATCTACACTGGCAGGGCCCCAGGCTAATCAAGCGAGTAAGGCATGGCCAGAGCTGCCACGTTTGCTGTTGAATGTGGGGAATGCAGAGGCCCGCCCTTGCGAGACCCCCAACCCTCCTGAGCACCCCCCAGCTCTCCTGAGCCCgtcccctgagcctcctcagCTCTCCTGAGCCCCTCTAGCTCTCCTGAGCgcctgtcccctcagcctcccacCTCTCCTGAGCCCCTCAGCTCTCCTGAGCACCCCCACCTCTCCTGAGCACCCCCACCTCTCCTGAGCCCTCAACCCTGAGCTCCCCCAGCTCTCCTGAGCCCCTTTGTCCCCAagcacccccccagctctcctgaGCCCACCCAGCTCTCCTGAGCCCTCAACCCTAAGCGCCCCCAGCTCTCCTGAGCCCCTTTATCCCCAAGCacccctcccagctctcctgagCCCACCCAGCTCTTCAGAGCCCCCAGAGTTCCTCAGGCCCCCAGTCCTCTTGAGCCCACctcaatccctccccagcctcccgAACCCCCCATCCCTCCCGAGGCCCCCGGCCGTCCTGAGCCCCCTTTGTTCCCCGAAACTCCATCCCCCCGCCACCTTGAGCCCCCTCAGTCCCTCTCCCcgcccccccgctccccccaaGGCTCCGCCGCCCCTCACTGCCCGGGGCTGCCGGGCGGGCCCTGCCCCCGCGCCCCCCACGTACCTCGCGGCGCGGGGCAGCGGCCAAGATGGCGGCAGCGCccggcgggcgcggggcggggcgccccctggcggcggcCACTGGACCGGTccggcgccccctggcggccgcGGTGGAGAATGCACCGGGCCCggcgcccccagcccctcaccgaAAACGGCGGCAAATCGGGTCTCCCAAGAGTCAGAGCGGCTGCAGGGAGCGAGCACAGGGGACAGGGCGGGGGGAAAGGGCCTCGAGCTGCCCAGGGGGAGCttcaagctggacatcaggaaaaaatatttcacggaaagggtcattaggcactggcagaggctgcccagggaggtggttgagtccccttccctggaggtgtttaaagaccgggtggacgaggcgctgagggccatggtttagtgactgatgggaatggttggactcgatgatcctgtgggtgctttccagcctggtgattctatgattctgtgatttagtagtaggcaggaacggttggagttgatgatctcaaaggtcttttccaacctagagattctatgattttatgattctccCAGAAGttttatgcatattctattactttccaaggactcattttaatgtcattatgAACTCCACAACAGTGAAAGCttttgctaatttggagctctGAGTCAGGGAAAGGCTGCACACCAGCAGACCCACGTGCTCGGCACAGATCCTGCTGACCGCAAGCCCTCATCATCTCCAAAGGTTCAACAAGTGTCTGGGATTTTTGCAATAGTAACTCCTTCTTGTAACATCACCACACCGCTCAGCCAGCtctcccactcccctcccctttcccttcgtccccacctccctctccctccccttccctcttccgTCCCTCCCCGGTCCCTCCCCGGTCCCCGCCCCTTGGCGGTGCCGCCGCGGGttcggggcggggcgggcggcgcggggcagCGCTCG includes these proteins:
- the AP3M1 gene encoding AP-3 complex subunit mu-1; its protein translation is MIHSLFLINCSGDIFLEKHWKSVVSQSVCDYFFEAQEKAVDVENVPPVISTPHHYLISIYRDKIFFVSVIQTEVPPLFVIEFLHRVADTFQDYFGECSETAIKDNVVIVYELLEEMLDNGFPLATESNILKELIRPPTILRSVVNSITGSSNVGDTLPTGQLSNIPWRRAGVKYTNNEAYFDVVEEIDAIIDKSGSTVFAEIQGVIDSCIKLSGMPDLSLSFMNPRLLDDVSFHPCIRFKRWESERVLSFIPPDGNFRLISYRVSSQNLVAIPVYVKHMISFKENSSSGRFDVTIGPKQNMGKTVEGVVVTVHMPKAVLNMNLTATQGSYTFDPVTKVLTWDVGKITPQKLPNLKGIVNLQSGAPKPEENPSLNIQFKIQQLAISGLKVNRLDMYGEKYKPFKGVKYITKAGKFQVRT